The Bos indicus x Bos taurus breed Angus x Brahman F1 hybrid chromosome 3, Bos_hybrid_MaternalHap_v2.0, whole genome shotgun sequence genome includes a window with the following:
- the LOC113890413 gene encoding olfactory receptor 6P1, whose translation MRNLSGDHTVEFVLVDFPTSPPLQLLLFALFLVIFLLTLLENALIVSTIWLTPSLHRPMFFFLGHLSFLELWYINVTVPRLLGAFLTQEHRVSYVGCMTQLYFFIALACTECVLLAVMAYDRYLAICEPLRYPSLMPFSMATRLAASSWGSGFFSSMMKLLFISRLSYCGSNIINHFFCDISPLLNLTCSNKEQAELVDFLLALVMILLPLMAVVSSYAAIIATILRIPTAQGRHKAFSTCASHMAVVVIYYSSTLFTYARPRAIYTFNHNKVISVLYTVIVPFLNPAIYCLRNKEVKDALRKTVLGRCPCSRDIPD comes from the coding sequence ATGAGAAATTTGAGTGGAGACCACACAGTAGAGTTTGTTTTGGTGGACTTCCCTACCTCCCCACCCCTTCAGCTGCTCCTCTTTGCACTCTtccttgtaatttttttgttgaCATTGTTGGAGAATGCACTCATTGTTTCCACCATCTGGCTCACTCCAAGCCTTCATCGTCCAATGTTCTTTTTCCTTGGACATCTCTCCTTCCTGGAGCTATGGTATATCAATGTCACTGTTCCCCGACTCTTGGGGGCCTTTCTTACCCAGGAGCATAGAGTCTCCTATGTAGGTTGTATGACCCAACTCTATTTCTTCATTGCCTTAGCTTGCACCGAATGTGTCCTGTTGGCagtcatggcctatgaccgctaccTAGCCATCTGTGAACCTCTCCGTTATCCTAGTCTAATGCCCTTCAGTATGGCCACTCGCCTTGCTGCTTCCTCTTGGGGTAGTGGCTTCTTCAGCTCCATGATGAagcttctgttcatttccagATTGTCATACTGTGGGTCCAATATCATCAACCACTTTTTCTGTGATATCTCTCCACTACTTAACCTCACCTGCTCTAACAAGGAACAAGCAGAACTAGTAGACTTCCTCTTGGCCCTGGTGATGATTCTGCTCCCTCTAATGGCTGTGGTTTCATCATATGCCGCCATAATTGCCACTATCCTGAGGATTCCTACTGCCCAGGGACGTCACAAAGCCTTTTCCACGTGTGCTTCTCACATGGCAGTGGTTGTTATCTACTACTCCTCTACTCTCTTTACCTATGCACGGCCCCGGGCCATATACACCTTCAACCACAACAAGGTCATCTCTGTGCTCTATACTGTCATTGTACCATTTCTCAATCCAGCCATTTACTGCCTGAGGAACAAGGAAGTTAAGGATGCCCTCAGAAAGACAGTGCTGGGTAGATGCCCCTGTTCCAGGGATATCCCAGATTGA